The DNA window TTCGCCCGGCGCGAGCACCGTGTCGTGGACCGCGTCGTCGGCGGGGAGCCGGTGCAGTTCACGCACGGCGATGCGGCGTTCGCCGGCGGGGCCGAGCACGCTGACCTCCGCGTCGAGAGCACACAGCGCAACCGCCATGTCCGAGGGATGCGTGGCCACACAGGTCTCGGACGCGCCGAGGATGGCGTGATAGCGGGTATAACCGCCGATCGCGGAGCAACCACTGCCGGCAACCCGTTTGTTGCAGGGTGTCGAGAGGTCCTGGAAGTACAAACACCGCGTGCGCTGCAACAGATTTCCACCGGTGGTGGCCAGGTTGCGCAACTGTGGCGACGCGCCCGACAGCAGAGCCCGGGCCAGAGCGGGATAGTCGCGGCGGATCAGCGGGTGCGCCGCCAGGTCGCTGTTTCGGACGTTGGCTCCGATGCGCACGGAACCGTCGTCGGTGGTCTCGACCGAGTCGAGCGGCAGGCGTGAGATGTCGATGACCAGATCGGGTGTGGCGATACCCAACTTGAGGTGATCGACCAGGTTGGTGCCACCGGCCAGCACGGCGGCATCGGGGTGGGCGCGCAAGAGTGTCACGGCACCGTCGACGTCGGTCGCGCGCTGGTAGTCGAACGGGATCATCGGGGACTCACCTGCCGTACCGCCGCCAGGATGTTCGGGTAGGCGGCGCATCGACACAAGTTGCCGCTCAGCCGTTCTCGGATCTCGTCGTCGGTGAGTTCGGGGTCCGCGTCGAGGTCGTCGGAGACGTGACTCGGGTGGCCGGCGGCAACCTCGTCGAGCATCCCCACCACCGCGCACACCTGCCCGGGTGTGCAGTAGCCGCACTGGAAGGCGTCCTGATCGATGAACGCCTGCTGCACCGGATGTAGCCGGTCGCCGTCGGCGAGACCTTCGGCGGTGACGATCGTCGCCCCGTCCTGGGCCACGGCCAGCGACAGGCACGT is part of the Gordonia bronchialis DSM 43247 genome and encodes:
- a CDS encoding FAD binding domain-containing protein, which codes for MIPFDYQRATDVDGAVTLLRAHPDAAVLAGGTNLVDHLKLGIATPDLVIDISRLPLDSVETTDDGSVRIGANVRNSDLAAHPLIRRDYPALARALLSGASPQLRNLATTGGNLLQRTRCLYFQDLSTPCNKRVAGSGCSAIGGYTRYHAILGASETCVATHPSDMAVALCALDAEVSVLGPAGERRIAVRELHRLPADDAVHDTVLAPGELIVAVTLPPVAAGAVATYRKVRDRASYAFAVVSVAAELTIDAGRIRDARIALGGVAHKPWRARGDVGGCIRQRTRPAFGSPAPSAGVGGCGRL
- a CDS encoding 2Fe-2S iron-sulfur cluster-binding protein translates to MEARITITVNGVERDVVVDTRTTLLDALRDRLSVFSPKKGCDHGQCGSCTALVDGRRVTTCLSLAVAQDGATIVTAEGLADGDRLHPVQQAFIDQDAFQCGYCTPGQVCAVVGMLDEVAAGHPSHVSDDLDADPELTDDEIRERLSGNLCRCAAYPNILAAVRQVSPR